One Mixta gaviniae genomic window carries:
- a CDS encoding inorganic phosphate transporter, whose product MSENRTWNAAPAPGRPDLSSKHSKKTAAAIVLLMLGGVAFAALNLFADVEASGQVVTSYLPFVLLGLALLIALGFEFVNGFHDTANAVATVIYTHSLTPGAAILWSGLCNFTGVLLSSGAVAFGIISLLPMELILQASSGNGFAMIYALLFSAIIWNLGTWYLGLPSSSSHTLIGSIIGVGVANALIHGRSGMEGVNWDQAENVAWALLFSPLVGFISAALLLLAMKKLVRNRQLYTAPEGKRPPPGWIRALLILTCTGVSFAHGSNDGQKGMGLIMLILVGTMPIVYALNRSVPPEQIPRVAALAQVTGQQLIGAPQAPLPDSPRNVLLAFMRSGEMTPQVMPALGALLQKTGAQIKQYGSMENIPAQLVANTRNDMYLAAESIKQLKAAKVALPQEMQDNLTAMKSELDNATRFIPLWVKVVVALALGLGTMVGWRRIVITVGERIGKAHLSYAQGASAELVTVATIGAADAFGLPVSTTHVLSSGVAGTMAANRSGLQTATLRNLLIAWLLTLPVSILISAVLFMLFSRF is encoded by the coding sequence ATGAGTGAAAACCGAACCTGGAACGCCGCGCCTGCGCCGGGGCGTCCCGATCTGAGCAGTAAACACAGCAAAAAAACCGCGGCGGCGATTGTGCTGCTGATGCTGGGCGGTGTGGCGTTCGCCGCGTTAAACCTGTTTGCCGACGTGGAAGCGTCAGGCCAGGTGGTCACCAGCTATCTGCCTTTCGTGCTGCTGGGGCTGGCGCTGCTGATCGCGCTGGGTTTCGAATTCGTTAACGGCTTTCACGATACGGCCAACGCGGTGGCGACGGTGATCTACACCCACTCGCTGACGCCCGGCGCGGCGATACTCTGGTCCGGGTTGTGCAACTTTACCGGCGTGCTGCTCTCCAGCGGCGCGGTCGCCTTCGGCATTATCTCCCTGCTGCCGATGGAGCTGATCCTGCAGGCGAGCAGCGGCAACGGCTTCGCCATGATTTACGCCCTGCTGTTTTCTGCCATTATCTGGAATCTTGGCACCTGGTATCTCGGCCTGCCCTCCTCCTCTTCGCATACGCTGATTGGCTCGATTATCGGCGTTGGCGTCGCCAACGCGCTGATCCATGGCCGCAGCGGTATGGAAGGGGTGAACTGGGATCAGGCGGAGAATGTCGCCTGGGCGCTGCTGTTTTCACCGCTGGTGGGCTTTATCAGCGCCGCCCTGCTGCTGCTGGCGATGAAAAAGCTGGTGCGCAACCGTCAGCTTTACACCGCGCCGGAAGGCAAGCGGCCGCCGCCGGGCTGGATCCGCGCGCTGCTGATTTTAACCTGCACCGGCGTCTCTTTCGCCCACGGCTCCAATGACGGCCAGAAAGGGATGGGGCTGATTATGTTGATCCTGGTAGGGACAATGCCCATCGTGTACGCCCTGAACCGCTCGGTGCCGCCGGAGCAGATCCCGCGCGTGGCGGCGCTGGCACAGGTTACCGGCCAGCAGCTGATCGGCGCGCCGCAGGCGCCGCTTCCCGATTCGCCGCGCAACGTGCTGCTGGCGTTTATGCGCAGCGGCGAGATGACGCCGCAGGTGATGCCCGCACTTGGCGCGCTGCTGCAAAAAACCGGCGCGCAGATTAAGCAGTACGGCTCGATGGAAAATATCCCGGCGCAGCTGGTAGCGAACACCCGCAACGATATGTACCTGGCGGCCGAAAGCATCAAGCAGCTGAAAGCGGCTAAGGTGGCGCTGCCGCAGGAGATGCAGGACAACCTCACTGCGATGAAAAGCGAACTGGATAACGCCACACGCTTTATTCCGCTGTGGGTGAAAGTGGTGGTGGCGCTGGCGCTGGGGCTTGGCACCATGGTGGGCTGGCGGCGCATCGTGATCACCGTTGGCGAACGTATCGGCAAAGCCCATCTCAGCTATGCGCAGGGCGCCAGCGCCGAGCTGGTGACGGTGGCTACCATCGGCGCCGCCGATGCCTTCGGCCTGCCGGTTTCCACCACACACGTGTTATCTTCCGGCGTCGCCGGCACCATGGCCGCCAACCGCTCCGGCCTGCAGACCGCCACGCTGCGCAATCTGCTGATCGCCTGGCTGCTGACGCTGCCGGTCTCGATTTTGATCTCCGCCGTGCTGTTTATGCTGTTTAGCCGCTTCTGA
- a CDS encoding sugar porter family MFS transporter, whose amino-acid sequence MKESGKKGATHQRYIWFVGFMAALCGLLFGLDIGVIAGALPFLAKELQISSHQQEWVVSSMMFGAAIGAMGAGWVSSRFGRKKSMLAGALLFVVGSIWSALSQSVESLIFARVLLGLAVGIASYTAPLYLAEIAPQRIRGSMISLYQLMLTTGILAAYLSDTALSYSGSWRWMLGVIAIPALILLIGVLFLPNSPRWLAAHGRFNEARAVLDKLRSTSEQARTELEEIRASLQVKQGGWHLFKENAHFRRAVGLGVLLQVMQQFTGINVIMYYAPKIFGIAGFSSSSEQMWGTVVVGLVNMLSTLLAFALVDRWGRKPMLKTSFLVMAVGMGVLGTLLHLGIDNDTQKYFAVLMLLLFIVGFAMAAGPVVWLLCSEIQPLKGRDFGITVSTTTNWVANMIVGATFLTLLETLGNANTFWIYAVLNLAFILLTMAVVPETKGVTLEHIEHNLMQGKALREIGS is encoded by the coding sequence ATGAAAGAGTCTGGTAAAAAGGGCGCGACGCATCAGCGCTACATCTGGTTTGTGGGCTTTATGGCCGCGCTGTGCGGCCTGCTGTTTGGTCTGGATATCGGCGTGATCGCCGGCGCGCTGCCTTTCCTGGCGAAAGAGCTGCAGATCTCCAGTCATCAGCAGGAGTGGGTGGTCAGTTCGATGATGTTTGGCGCCGCCATCGGCGCGATGGGCGCAGGCTGGGTCTCTTCCCGCTTCGGCCGCAAAAAATCGATGCTGGCGGGCGCGCTGCTGTTTGTGGTGGGATCGATCTGGTCGGCGCTGTCGCAGAGCGTGGAGTCGCTGATTTTCGCGCGCGTGCTGCTGGGGCTGGCGGTAGGCATCGCCTCCTATACTGCGCCGCTCTATCTGGCGGAGATCGCCCCGCAGCGCATTCGTGGCTCGATGATTTCGCTCTATCAGCTGATGCTCACCACCGGCATCCTGGCGGCCTACCTGTCGGATACCGCGCTGAGCTACAGCGGCTCCTGGCGTTGGATGCTGGGGGTAATCGCCATTCCGGCGCTGATCCTGCTGATCGGCGTGCTGTTTCTGCCTAACAGCCCGCGCTGGCTCGCCGCGCACGGACGCTTTAACGAAGCGCGCGCGGTGCTGGATAAGCTGCGCAGCACCAGCGAGCAGGCGAGAACCGAGCTGGAGGAGATTCGCGCCAGCCTGCAGGTGAAGCAGGGCGGCTGGCACCTTTTCAAAGAGAACGCCCATTTCCGCCGCGCGGTCGGGCTGGGCGTGCTGCTGCAGGTGATGCAGCAGTTCACCGGCATTAACGTGATTATGTATTACGCGCCGAAAATCTTCGGCATCGCCGGCTTTTCCAGCAGCAGCGAGCAGATGTGGGGCACGGTGGTGGTCGGTCTGGTCAATATGTTGTCGACGCTGTTGGCGTTTGCGCTGGTGGATCGCTGGGGCCGCAAACCGATGCTGAAAACCAGCTTTCTGGTGATGGCGGTCGGCATGGGCGTGCTGGGCACGCTGCTGCATCTCGGCATCGATAACGACACGCAGAAATATTTCGCCGTGCTAATGCTGCTGCTGTTTATCGTCGGCTTTGCGATGGCGGCGGGGCCGGTAGTCTGGCTGCTCTGCTCCGAGATCCAGCCGTTAAAAGGGCGCGATTTCGGCATTACCGTCTCCACCACCACCAACTGGGTCGCGAATATGATCGTCGGCGCGACCTTCCTGACGCTGCTGGAAACGCTGGGCAACGCGAATACCTTCTGGATTTATGCCGTGCTTAACCTGGCATTTATTCTGCTGACCATGGCGGTGGTGCCGGAAACCAAAGGCGTCACGCTGGAGCATATTGAGCATAATCTGATGCAGGGGAAAGCGCTGCGCGAGATAGGTTCGTAG
- a CDS encoding methyl-accepting chemotaxis protein — MKTLLSKMSLPAKFILLGLFAAILFILPTSLLVIEYNQAVAVKQKEAEGIPVERKMLKLLNLLQRHRAEAAVAVASSNPVAPARLALRDEATQQMEEITAILQHRFPHSMATTNIRLLRERWDALQGKVETKNLTPDGNLSAHAKLIRHLLDTNQDLLDAYGLSLDGDLSSYQLINSAYFQLPELTETLGKIRAEGTALLGSGNLNESVGKAKMGFYLEAGQNSLALFNANFSKTMASSEALKTQLGAKTDAARQEADAALQMAEGLFISGDRVVPVRDYISTFTHAINQFTLLGNLSSEALADLLQQQINAKRHAEWLLIGLLALLSVAATLIALLIVRTVTAPVKQAVDVAGEVAAGDLTTRLAVEGDNETATLLKALMRMSQQLSQLVSSIKLNANNIATSSDEIARGNGDLSSRTEQQAASLAETAASMEQLASIIQQNADNTRHAASMASSATEAALRGGQAMESVMSTMQEISSGADQIKEIIAVIDSIAFQTNILALNAAVEAARAGEHGKGFAVVASEVRSLAQRSATAAKEIKGLIEKSVACAGQGIAMANDAGSKVKESVEAIRQTSQMVSEISASSEEQSAGVSQINTAVNQMDQVTQQNAALVEQSAAAADSLAEQAIQLREMVAVFRTAV, encoded by the coding sequence ATGAAAACATTACTCAGTAAGATGAGCCTGCCTGCGAAGTTCATACTGCTCGGTCTGTTCGCCGCCATCCTGTTCATTCTGCCGACATCGCTGTTGGTGATTGAATATAATCAGGCCGTCGCGGTGAAACAGAAAGAAGCCGAAGGGATCCCGGTCGAGCGGAAAATGCTAAAGCTGCTTAACCTGCTGCAGCGTCACCGTGCGGAAGCCGCCGTGGCGGTCGCCTCATCTAACCCTGTAGCGCCGGCGCGTCTGGCGCTGCGCGATGAAGCGACACAGCAGATGGAGGAGATCACTGCAATCCTGCAGCACCGCTTCCCTCACAGTATGGCCACTACCAATATTCGTCTGCTGCGCGAGCGCTGGGATGCGCTGCAGGGCAAGGTAGAGACCAAAAACCTGACGCCCGACGGCAACCTGAGCGCGCACGCGAAACTGATCCGCCACCTGCTGGATACTAACCAGGATCTGCTGGATGCCTATGGCCTGTCGCTGGACGGCGACCTCAGCAGCTATCAGCTGATCAACAGCGCCTATTTCCAGCTGCCGGAGCTGACGGAAACCCTCGGCAAAATCCGCGCGGAAGGCACGGCGCTGCTGGGTTCAGGCAACCTGAACGAAAGCGTCGGCAAAGCGAAAATGGGCTTCTACCTGGAAGCGGGACAGAATTCGCTGGCGCTGTTTAACGCCAATTTCAGCAAAACCATGGCCTCCAGCGAGGCGCTGAAAACGCAGCTGGGCGCGAAAACCGACGCCGCGCGTCAGGAAGCGGACGCCGCGCTGCAGATGGCGGAAGGGCTGTTTATTAGCGGCGATCGGGTGGTGCCGGTGCGCGACTACATCAGCACCTTTACCCACGCCATCAACCAGTTCACGCTGTTAGGCAACCTCTCCAGCGAGGCGCTGGCGGATCTGCTGCAGCAACAAATCAATGCAAAGCGTCATGCTGAATGGCTGCTGATTGGCCTGCTGGCGCTGCTGAGCGTCGCCGCTACCCTGATCGCGCTGCTGATTGTGCGCACCGTCACCGCGCCGGTGAAGCAGGCGGTCGATGTGGCCGGCGAGGTCGCGGCCGGCGATCTCACCACGCGTCTGGCGGTTGAGGGCGATAATGAGACGGCGACATTGCTGAAGGCGCTGATGCGCATGAGCCAGCAGCTGTCGCAGCTGGTCTCCTCTATCAAGCTGAACGCCAACAACATTGCCACCTCTTCCGACGAGATCGCGCGTGGCAATGGCGATCTCTCCTCGCGTACCGAGCAGCAGGCGGCCTCGCTGGCTGAAACCGCCGCCAGCATGGAGCAGCTGGCCTCGATCATCCAGCAGAACGCGGATAACACCCGCCACGCGGCCAGCATGGCCTCGTCCGCCACCGAAGCGGCGCTGCGCGGCGGTCAGGCGATGGAATCAGTGATGTCCACCATGCAAGAGATCAGCAGCGGGGCAGATCAGATTAAAGAGATTATCGCGGTCATCGACAGCATCGCTTTCCAGACCAATATCCTTGCGCTCAACGCTGCGGTAGAAGCGGCGCGCGCTGGCGAGCATGGCAAAGGCTTTGCGGTAGTGGCGTCGGAAGTACGTTCGCTGGCACAGCGTTCCGCCACGGCGGCGAAAGAGATCAAAGGCCTGATTGAAAAATCGGTCGCCTGTGCCGGACAGGGCATTGCGATGGCCAACGACGCCGGCAGCAAGGTTAAAGAGAGCGTGGAGGCGATTCGTCAGACTTCGCAGATGGTTAGCGAGATCTCCGCGTCGTCGGAAGAGCAGAGCGCCGGCGTTTCGCAGATCAACACAGCGGTTAATCAGATGGATCAGGTCACACAGCAGAACGCCGCGCTGGTGGAGCAATCCGCTGCCGCCGCCGATTCACTGGCGGAGCAGGCGATACAGCTGCGCGAGATGGTGGCGGTCTTCCGCACCGCCGTATAA
- the traT gene encoding complement resistance protein TraT, protein MGYKKHAVVAIALSAVLLSGCSAMSTAIKKRNLEVKTQMSQTIWLEPSSEKTVYIQVKNTSDKDMSDLSGLLEQDLRAKGYNVVSSPDSAYYWIQANVLKADKMDLREAQGLLGSGYEGAVAGAALGGGITAYNSNSGGAALGIGLAAGLAGLAADALVEDVNYTMVTDLQISERSKANVTTDNIAALRQGTSGVKLQTSTADGNRMKYQTRVVSNANKVNLKFDEAKPVLEAQLAKSVASIL, encoded by the coding sequence ATGGGATATAAAAAACACGCGGTGGTCGCCATTGCACTTTCTGCCGTTCTGCTTTCAGGCTGTAGCGCAATGAGTACAGCGATCAAAAAGCGTAATCTTGAGGTGAAAACGCAGATGAGCCAGACCATCTGGCTGGAGCCCTCATCTGAAAAAACCGTTTACATCCAGGTAAAAAATACCTCCGATAAGGACATGAGCGATCTCTCCGGCCTGCTGGAGCAGGATCTGCGCGCCAAAGGCTATAACGTCGTTTCTTCGCCGGACAGCGCTTATTACTGGATCCAGGCCAATGTGCTGAAAGCGGATAAAATGGATCTGCGCGAAGCGCAGGGCCTGCTGGGCAGCGGCTATGAAGGCGCAGTAGCGGGCGCGGCGCTGGGCGGCGGCATCACCGCTTACAACAGCAACTCCGGCGGCGCGGCGCTGGGCATCGGTCTTGCGGCCGGTCTGGCCGGTCTGGCGGCAGATGCGCTGGTGGAAGATGTGAACTACACCATGGTTACCGATCTGCAGATCTCTGAGCGCAGCAAAGCCAACGTCACCACCGACAATATCGCGGCGCTGCGTCAGGGCACCTCCGGCGTGAAGCTGCAAACCAGCACCGCCGACGGCAACCGCATGAAGTATCAGACGCGCGTCGTCTCCAACGCCAACAAGGTTAACCTGAAGTTCGACGAGGCGAAACCGGTGCTGGAAGCCCAGCTGGCGAAATCTGTCGCCTCTATTCTGTAA
- a CDS encoding single-stranded DNA-binding protein produces MASRGVNKVILVGNLGQDPEVRYMPNGGAVANITLATSESWRDKQTGETKEKTEWHRVVLFGKLAEVAGEYLRKGSQVYIEGSLQTRKWQDQSGQERYTTEVVVNVGGTMQMLGGRQNGGAGAQSGGGMGGGNSNNNNGWGQPQQPQGGNQFSGGGQAPARPQQQSAPANNEPPMDFDDDIPF; encoded by the coding sequence ATGGCCAGCAGAGGCGTTAACAAAGTGATTCTTGTCGGGAATCTGGGTCAGGATCCGGAAGTGCGTTATATGCCGAATGGCGGAGCCGTAGCGAACATTACGCTGGCGACTTCCGAAAGCTGGCGTGACAAGCAGACCGGAGAGACCAAAGAGAAAACGGAATGGCACCGTGTTGTGCTGTTCGGCAAACTGGCGGAAGTGGCGGGCGAATACCTGCGCAAAGGTTCCCAGGTTTATATCGAAGGTTCTCTGCAGACGCGCAAATGGCAGGATCAGAGCGGCCAGGAACGCTACACCACGGAAGTGGTGGTGAACGTCGGCGGCACCATGCAGATGCTGGGCGGCCGTCAGAACGGCGGCGCAGGCGCGCAGTCCGGCGGCGGTATGGGCGGCGGCAACAGCAACAACAACAACGGTTGGGGCCAGCCTCAGCAGCCGCAGGGCGGCAACCAGTTCAGCGGCGGCGGCCAGGCACCTGCCCGTCCGCAGCAGCAGAGCGCGCCGGCTAACAACGAGCCGCCGATGGATTTCGACGACGACATCCCGTTCTGA
- the uvrA gene encoding excinuclease ABC subunit UvrA, which yields MDKIEVRGARTHNLKNINLIIPRDKLIVVTGLSGSGKSSLAFDTLYAEGQRRYVESLSAYARQFLSLMEKPDVDHIEGLSPAISIEQKSTSHNPRSTVGTITEIHDYLRLLFARVGEPRCPDHNVPLAAQTVSQMVDNVLEQPEGTRLMLLAPVVKDRKGEHTKTLENLATQGYIRARIDGEVCDLSDPPKLELQKKHTIEVVIDRFKVREDLATRLAESFETALELSGGTAIVADMDDSDAEELLFSANFACPICGYSMSELEPRLFSFNNPAGACPTCDGLGVQQYFDPDRVVQNAELSLAGGAIRGWDRRNFYYFQMLRSLAEHLKFDIEAPFNSLSEKAQQVILYGSGKESIEFKYINDRGDTSVRRHPFEGVLHNMERRYKETESSAVREDLAKFISNRACATCEGTRLRREARHVYVEDTTLPTISDMSIGHAMDFFRNLKLSGQRAKIAEKVLKEIGDRLSFLVNVGLNYLSMSRSAETLSGGEAQRIRLASQIGAGLVGVMYVLDEPSIGLHQRDNERLLETLIHLRDLGNTVIVVEHDEDAIRAADHIIDIGPGAGVHGGQVVAEGTADEIMQVEASLTGQYLSGKRKIEVPAERVPADPNKVLKITGARGNNLKDVTLTLPVGLFTCVTGVSGSGKSTLINDTLFPIAQRQLNGATIAEAAPYRDVSGMEHFDKVIDIDQSPIGRTPRSNPATYTGIFTPIRELFAGVPESRSRGYNPGRFSFNVRGGRCEACQGDGVLRVEMHFLPDIYVPCDQCKGKRYNRETLEIKYKGKSIHEVLDMTIEEAREFFDAVPALARKLQTLMDVGLSYIRLGQSATTLSGGEAQRVKLARELSKRGTGQTLYILDEPTTGLHFADIQLLLTVLHQLRDQGNTIVVIEHNLDVVKTADWIVDLGPEGGSGGGQILVAGTPETVAKCEESHTARFLLPLLEQR from the coding sequence ATGGATAAGATTGAAGTCCGGGGTGCCCGCACCCACAACCTGAAAAACATCAACCTGATCATCCCTCGCGACAAACTGATCGTTGTCACCGGCCTGTCAGGTTCCGGTAAGTCCTCGCTGGCGTTCGATACGCTCTACGCCGAGGGGCAGCGCCGCTATGTGGAATCCCTTTCCGCCTATGCGCGTCAGTTTCTTTCGCTGATGGAAAAACCGGATGTCGATCATATCGAAGGGCTGTCGCCCGCGATTTCGATCGAGCAGAAGTCAACGTCCCACAACCCGCGATCGACGGTCGGGACCATCACCGAAATCCATGACTACCTGCGCCTGCTGTTCGCCCGCGTCGGCGAGCCGCGCTGTCCCGATCACAATGTGCCGTTGGCGGCGCAAACCGTCAGTCAGATGGTGGACAACGTGCTGGAGCAGCCGGAAGGCACGCGCCTGATGCTGCTGGCGCCGGTGGTGAAAGATCGTAAAGGCGAGCATACCAAGACGCTGGAGAACCTGGCGACGCAGGGCTATATCCGCGCCCGCATCGACGGTGAAGTATGCGATCTTTCCGATCCGCCAAAACTGGAGCTGCAGAAGAAGCACACCATCGAGGTGGTTATCGATCGCTTCAAAGTGCGCGAGGATCTGGCGACGCGTCTGGCGGAATCGTTCGAGACCGCGCTGGAACTCTCCGGCGGCACGGCGATCGTGGCGGATATGGACGATAGCGATGCGGAAGAGCTGCTCTTCTCCGCCAACTTCGCCTGTCCGATTTGCGGCTACAGCATGAGTGAGCTGGAGCCGCGCCTGTTCTCGTTCAACAACCCGGCCGGCGCCTGCCCGACCTGCGATGGTCTGGGGGTGCAGCAATATTTCGATCCCGATCGCGTGGTGCAGAATGCCGAGCTGTCGCTGGCGGGCGGCGCGATCCGCGGCTGGGATCGCCGCAACTTTTACTATTTCCAGATGCTGCGCTCGCTGGCGGAACATCTGAAATTTGATATCGAAGCGCCGTTCAACAGCCTGAGCGAAAAAGCGCAGCAGGTGATCCTGTATGGATCCGGCAAAGAGAGCATCGAATTTAAATATATCAACGATCGCGGCGACACCTCGGTGCGTCGACATCCGTTTGAAGGCGTGCTGCATAACATGGAGCGCCGCTACAAAGAGACGGAGTCGAGCGCGGTGCGCGAAGATCTGGCGAAATTTATCAGCAATCGCGCCTGCGCCACCTGTGAAGGGACACGCCTGCGTCGCGAAGCGCGCCATGTGTATGTGGAAGACACCACGCTGCCGACCATCTCTGATATGAGCATCGGTCACGCGATGGACTTTTTCCGCAACCTGAAGCTGAGTGGCCAGCGCGCGAAAATCGCGGAGAAAGTGCTGAAAGAGATCGGCGATCGTCTGAGCTTCCTGGTTAACGTCGGCCTGAACTACCTGTCGATGTCACGTTCGGCGGAGACGCTCTCCGGCGGCGAGGCGCAGCGCATCCGTCTGGCGAGCCAGATCGGCGCCGGCCTGGTGGGCGTGATGTATGTGCTGGATGAGCCCTCTATCGGCCTGCACCAGCGCGATAACGAGCGCCTGCTCGAAACGCTGATCCACCTGCGCGACCTCGGCAACACCGTTATCGTGGTCGAGCATGACGAAGATGCGATTCGCGCCGCCGACCATATTATCGATATCGGTCCCGGTGCGGGCGTTCACGGTGGCCAGGTGGTGGCCGAAGGCACCGCCGACGAGATTATGCAGGTGGAAGCGTCGCTGACCGGCCAGTATCTGAGCGGCAAGCGTAAAATCGAAGTGCCGGCAGAGCGCGTGCCTGCCGATCCGAACAAGGTGCTGAAGATTACCGGCGCGCGCGGTAACAACCTGAAGGATGTCACCCTGACGCTGCCGGTCGGCCTGTTTACCTGCGTTACCGGCGTCTCCGGCTCCGGCAAGTCGACCTTGATCAACGATACGCTGTTCCCGATCGCCCAGCGCCAGCTGAACGGCGCGACCATCGCGGAAGCGGCGCCTTACCGCGATGTCAGCGGTATGGAGCATTTCGATAAGGTTATCGATATCGACCAAAGCCCGATCGGTCGTACGCCGCGCTCGAACCCGGCGACCTACACCGGCATTTTCACGCCGATCCGCGAACTGTTCGCCGGCGTGCCGGAGTCGCGTTCGCGCGGCTACAATCCGGGCCGCTTCAGCTTTAACGTGCGCGGCGGGCGTTGCGAAGCCTGTCAGGGCGACGGCGTGCTGCGCGTGGAGATGCACTTCCTGCCGGATATCTACGTGCCGTGCGACCAGTGCAAAGGCAAGCGCTATAACCGTGAAACGCTTGAGATTAAATATAAAGGCAAGAGCATCCACGAAGTGCTGGATATGACCATCGAAGAGGCGCGCGAATTCTTCGACGCGGTGCCGGCGCTGGCGCGTAAGCTGCAGACGCTGATGGACGTGGGGCTTTCTTATATTCGTCTCGGCCAGTCCGCTACCACGCTTTCCGGCGGCGAGGCGCAGCGCGTGAAGCTGGCGCGCGAGCTGTCGAAGCGCGGCACCGGTCAGACGCTCTATATCCTTGATGAGCCGACCACCGGTCTGCACTTCGCCGATATCCAGCTGCTGCTGACGGTACTGCATCAGCTGCGCGACCAGGGCAACACCATCGTGGTGATTGAGCATAACCTCGACGTGGTGAAAACCGCCGACTGGATTGTCGATCTCGGGCCGGAAGGCGGCAGCGGCGGCGGCCAGATTCTGGTGGCCGGCACGCCGGAAACCGTGGCGAAGTGCGAAGAATCGCACACCGCGCGCTTCCTGCTGCCGCTGCTGGAACAACGCTAA
- a CDS encoding NAD(P)-dependent alcohol dehydrogenase, producing MNITHAYAAQDAKSRLAPFDYKPRELREHDVQIEVLFCGVCHSDLHQARNEWQNTLFPVVPGHEIVGRVTAVGSHGHKYQVGDLVGVGCMVDSCRSCPSCQEGLEQYCETGFVPTYNGQDLHTKEITYGGYATSVVVHEDFVLRVPENLDPAGVAPLLCAGITTYSPLRHWNVGPGKKVGIVGLGGLGHMGVKLAHAMGAHVVLFTTSPSKIEDGKRLGADEVVVSKDPQQMAQHVNSFDFILNTVAAQHDLNPFINLLKRDGNLTLVGAPEHDHPAPHVFDLIFKRRSVAGSLIGGIAETQEMLDFCGKHNITSDIELIAMNQINEAYERMLKSDVKYRFVIDIDTLRQESAA from the coding sequence ATGAATATTACGCACGCTTATGCAGCCCAGGATGCGAAATCCAGACTCGCGCCTTTTGACTACAAGCCGCGTGAACTGCGCGAGCATGATGTACAAATTGAAGTGTTATTTTGCGGCGTCTGTCACTCCGACCTGCATCAGGCCCGTAATGAATGGCAAAACACTCTTTTTCCGGTGGTGCCAGGCCACGAAATCGTCGGCCGCGTCACGGCGGTAGGCAGCCACGGCCATAAATATCAGGTGGGTGATTTAGTGGGCGTCGGCTGTATGGTCGATTCCTGCCGCAGCTGTCCAAGCTGCCAGGAAGGGCTGGAGCAGTATTGCGAAACGGGCTTTGTGCCGACCTACAACGGCCAGGACCTGCACACCAAAGAGATCACCTACGGCGGCTACGCCACCAGCGTCGTGGTGCATGAGGACTTCGTGCTGCGCGTGCCGGAAAACCTCGACCCGGCAGGCGTTGCGCCGCTGCTCTGCGCGGGCATCACCACTTACTCCCCGCTGCGTCACTGGAACGTCGGCCCGGGCAAAAAAGTGGGCATCGTCGGCCTCGGCGGCTTAGGCCATATGGGCGTGAAGCTGGCGCATGCGATGGGCGCGCACGTGGTGCTGTTTACGACTTCGCCTTCGAAAATCGAAGACGGTAAGCGTCTGGGCGCCGATGAAGTGGTGGTCTCCAAAGATCCGCAGCAGATGGCGCAACACGTTAATAGCTTCGACTTTATCCTCAATACCGTGGCGGCGCAGCACGATCTTAACCCGTTTATCAACCTGCTGAAGCGCGACGGCAACCTGACGCTGGTCGGCGCGCCGGAACACGATCATCCGGCGCCGCACGTTTTCGACCTGATTTTCAAGCGTCGCAGCGTCGCCGGCTCGCTGATCGGCGGCATCGCCGAAACGCAGGAGATGCTCGATTTCTGCGGTAAACACAACATCACCTCAGATATCGAACTGATCGCCATGAATCAGATTAACGAAGCCTATGAGCGTATGCTGAAAAGCGACGTGAAATACCGCTTTGTTATCGATATCGATACGCTGCGCCAGGAAAGCGCCGCGTAA
- a CDS encoding MmcQ/YjbR family DNA-binding protein: MNTSDLLSYCMSKEGAEQRVHNDWKATQIQSDGVLFAMVHESEGRPAVSLKTSPALAELLREQHEDVFPSAHLNKTHWSTLYLDGGLKDSQIYYLVDASLQQALATKSGYHG; encoded by the coding sequence ATGAATACGTCCGATCTGCTGTCATACTGCATGAGCAAAGAGGGTGCGGAGCAACGCGTCCATAACGACTGGAAAGCGACGCAAATCCAGTCTGACGGCGTGCTGTTCGCCATGGTGCATGAATCGGAAGGGCGTCCGGCTGTCTCGCTGAAAACCTCGCCGGCGCTGGCTGAACTGCTGCGCGAGCAGCATGAAGATGTCTTTCCCAGCGCGCACCTGAATAAAACGCACTGGAGTACGCTCTATCTCGATGGCGGGTTGAAGGATTCGCAGATCTATTATCTGGTGGACGCGTCGCTCCAGCAGGCGCTGGCGACTAAAAGCGGATATCACGGCTGA